A single Mytilus trossulus isolate FHL-02 chromosome 12, PNRI_Mtr1.1.1.hap1, whole genome shotgun sequence DNA region contains:
- the LOC134692996 gene encoding potassium voltage-gated channel subfamily B member 1-like has translation MDYVILNVSGTIFRLHKKTFCRLPSHCFENCVSNQLKMDEKDSCEEYYLERHAESFTAIVWFYTNGELHMPSSVCPSVFCRELKFWQIDDRKMSRCCYMKYVSFFEDQALLKTFELEETKAGRSGNILRPSNSKWEYTRRKVWRVLDDPMSSALAKIYVASSAIVILMSIFVLVASTHPDFQRKLDCEEIREFLGDGTQMPKSHQHCEKELNEEPEIVTSNVRIINANTPNNTNSSMLDNNNETEGYTDDTLDTHTRFDYLTIMDYFTVGFFLVELVIRYIFCPDKKIFFCSFLNIVDIIALTSECIINFIEYLFPKEKYAIYSSLDFIECIQIARVFRLFRLVRNFIGFRVFIYSVRASFKNMVLMVFLMFVAALIFSAVVFYSDREAFKSIPDAIWWSVVTMTTVGYGDAVPKSLLGKMIGCVCAVTGVFVLAVLIPVLVSNFVLFIGFARIPLRNQGNDLATMVKQEFVLRKDRTEIQLLSKKTRPKVYNSSGSP, from the exons ATGGATTACGTTATACTCAATGTGAGTGGAACGATATTTCGTCTGCACAAGAAAACCTTCTGTCGTCTGCCGTcacattgttttgaaaattgtgtttctAACCAACTAAAAATGGACGAAAAAGACTCGTGTGAGGAATATTATCTTGAAAGACATGCAGAAAGTTTCACAGctattgtttggttttatacAAATGGAGAATTGCATATGCCATCTTcggtctgtccgtctgtcttcTGCAGGGAATTGAAATTTTGGCAAATTGACGACCGTAAAATGTCGCGATGTTGTTATATGAAGTATGTGTCATTTTTTGAGGATCAAGCTTTACTAAAAACATTTGAACTCGAAGAAACAAAAGCCGGAAGGTCTGGAAATATTCTTCGTCCATCGAATAGCAAATGGGAATATACAAGAAGAAAAGTTTGGCGAGTGCTAGATGACCCAATGTCGTCTGCTTTAGCAAAG ATTTATGTTGCATCTTCAGCCATAGTTATCCTTATGTCTATATTTGTACTAGTTGCTAGCACACATCCGGATTTCCAACGAAAACTTGATTGTGAGGAGATAAGAGAATTTCTAGGCGATGGCACACAAATGCCAAAAAGCCATCAGCATTGTGAAAAAGAACTGAATGAAGAGCCTGAGATTGTTACTTCAAATGTTAGAATAATAAATGCAAATACCCCAAACAATACAAATAGTTCAATGCTTGATAATAACAATGAGACTGAAGGCTATACAGATGATACCTTAGACACTCACACTCGCTTTGATTATCTGACTATCATGGATTATTTCACGGTTGGATTTTTTCTTGTAGAATTAGtaataagatatatattttgtcctgataagaaaatatttttctgttcttttctgaATATTGTGGACATAATAGCTTTAACCTCAGAATGTATTATAAATTTCATCGAGTATTTATTTCCAAAAGAAAAGTACGCAATATATTCATCGTTAGATTTTATCGAATGTATACAAATAGCACGTGTTTTTAGGTTATTTCGATTAGTCAGGAACTTTATAGGATTTAGGGTGTTTATATATTCCGTTAGAGCAAGCTTTAAAAACATGGTGTTGATGGTGTTTCTTATGTTTGTTGCAGCGCTCATTTTTTCAGCTGTTGTATTCTACAGTGATCGTGAAGCATTCAAATCGATACCGGACGCCATCTGGTGGTCAGTCGTAACCATGACAACAGTTGGATATGGTGATGCTGTACCAAAAAGTCTTCTTGGTAAAATGATCGGTTGTGTATGTGCTGTAACGGGTGTATTTGTACTTGCAGTTCTCATTCCAGTTTTGGTGTCGAATTTCGTATTATTCATCGGGTTTGCAAGAATTCCGTTGCGAAATCAAGGAAATGATCTCGCTACCATGGTAAAACAGGAGTTTGTATTAAGAAAAGATAGGACCGAAATACAACTTCTGTCGAAGAAAACTAGACCGAAAGTATACAATTCAAGTGGGAGTCCATGA